From the Arthrobacter sp. PM3 genome, one window contains:
- a CDS encoding FAD-binding oxidoreductase → MNGTSLDSLREQVRGQVVAPGDSEYDAARAVFNGMIDKRPAAVVRVSQVADVISCVNFARDNALDLAVRGGGHSAPGFGTWDDALVIDFSNTTGVRVDPAAATARAESGATWADFNHATHAFGLATPGGIVGSTGIAGLTLGGGMGYLSRKYGLSCDNLLSADVVTADGKFLTASERENDDLFWALRGGGGNFGVVTSFEYKLHPVDMVHAGIIIYPVEHAETVAKFYRDHMASAPEEFGAFLGFHQGPPVPFLPEEWHGKPVCVIVGMWTGDPAEGPARWQPFLDVAPAAGSMVGPMPYTALNTAFDPLQPPGMQAYWKADFLAELNDGAIAAHIEHGSRVPSVQTAVHIYPIDGAVQRVGATETAFANRNVKFSPVIAGQWTDPAENEANIAWVRDYAAALRPYSAPGGYINFMDGDDAPRIAENYGPNYARLREIKAKYDPQNLFHINQNIAPA, encoded by the coding sequence ATGAATGGAACATCTTTGGACAGCCTGCGCGAGCAAGTCCGCGGGCAGGTCGTCGCGCCCGGCGACAGCGAATACGATGCCGCTCGCGCGGTGTTCAATGGAATGATCGATAAGCGGCCGGCAGCGGTGGTGCGGGTATCCCAGGTGGCCGATGTCATCTCCTGCGTCAACTTCGCCCGCGACAACGCCTTGGACCTGGCGGTCCGTGGGGGAGGGCACAGCGCCCCGGGTTTCGGCACGTGGGATGACGCCCTGGTGATCGACTTCTCAAACACGACCGGCGTCCGGGTCGATCCCGCAGCAGCCACGGCGCGCGCGGAGTCAGGTGCCACGTGGGCCGACTTCAACCACGCGACCCACGCTTTCGGGCTGGCAACTCCTGGCGGCATCGTTGGCTCGACCGGCATTGCCGGGCTGACCCTCGGCGGCGGGATGGGCTACCTGAGCCGCAAGTACGGGCTCAGCTGCGACAACCTCCTATCGGCCGACGTCGTCACCGCCGACGGGAAGTTCCTCACCGCCAGCGAACGCGAGAACGACGATCTCTTCTGGGCGCTACGCGGCGGCGGCGGGAACTTCGGCGTCGTGACGTCCTTTGAGTACAAGCTGCATCCCGTGGACATGGTCCACGCCGGCATCATCATCTATCCCGTCGAGCACGCGGAGACGGTCGCGAAGTTCTACCGGGATCACATGGCTTCCGCCCCTGAGGAGTTTGGCGCGTTCCTGGGCTTCCATCAGGGCCCGCCGGTGCCGTTCCTGCCGGAGGAATGGCATGGCAAACCGGTGTGCGTCATCGTCGGCATGTGGACCGGCGACCCGGCGGAAGGTCCGGCACGCTGGCAGCCGTTCCTGGACGTCGCCCCCGCGGCGGGATCCATGGTGGGGCCAATGCCCTACACCGCCCTGAACACGGCTTTTGACCCGCTGCAGCCCCCGGGTATGCAGGCTTACTGGAAAGCTGACTTTCTGGCGGAGCTCAACGACGGCGCCATCGCCGCGCACATCGAACACGGCAGCAGGGTTCCGAGCGTGCAAACCGCCGTGCACATCTACCCCATTGATGGTGCCGTCCAGCGGGTGGGCGCCACGGAGACGGCGTTCGCGAACCGGAACGTGAAATTCTCGCCCGTGATCGCCGGGCAGTGGACGGACCCCGCAGAAAACGAGGCCAATATCGCCTGGGTGCGGGACTACGCTGCCGCGCTGCGGCCCTATTCGGCACCCGGCGGCTACATCAACTTCATGGACGGGGATGACGCCCCCAGGATCGCGGAGAACTACGGCCCGAACTAC